In Theileria equi strain WA chromosome 4 map unlocalized gcontig_1105316255033, whole genome shotgun sequence, the following are encoded in one genomic region:
- a CDS encoding 3'-5' exonuclease domain containing protein (encoded by transcript BEWA_014240A) — MVAKKKKSKGQDPSVPQAEDSQEPKEAGFEPVLNDLIATSKKILRDSEKFPSGVEYTEYMNIEDYANKVKSLNEKFKTATEKINVIAKKLSAEGGGNHSLLEDLLAIHVEQRALLTSDAPVPATPVNKRVDIAPPPAPEVSSSNDSTPVKKHAKKVADALQGIITFAQVMELENECLVEFPRKVNTDDYKRLQGRPQHNFKDCFDNFSSRFFDPKRYKKCNPIRPQVTISSNKKDPGELKVPTTFNPCIYPDYRYFETYKEPYSYLHSGFPSFQHPYSAELNALNWSEDTTLHSHTGKKITGGGTLFKMTDDTIYERECKYTLVDDVKGLKKMIATLKKEKIIAVDVEHHSEETFRGFVCLVQFSSSKEDWIVDPFKIFGSMNLLNEVMTDPEILKVFHGSDNDIIWLQRDFGVYVVNMFDTKAAAEVLKVPGKRSLDYLLMNLCGVRIDKSYQTADWRKRPLPPEMLKYACGDTHYLIKLYTILKNLALGMEDGREKIIQIMKNGKHICQRQYSEKNPKLIAMARSIGNKYGIPVDKLNRISYNLLFNLLVFRNIAARTLDESESLLLSDRNIATIVRRANSGSFQRFAKAAYPCLVNLGPEIAYIIKLRNTIFDLFSGVEEGKIEIKHQVNLELAKDLSQFKLGTDNEEVNVSRGSPSESSGKMDTSTISSTLEIYKKFVQDGLFNSVAPVNIDISGLRGLVKHETPRIATQETSVVKRSLADEGNVQPPWKRRNLKFYH; from the exons ATGGTTgccaagaagaaaaagtcAAAAGGGCAAGATCCGAGCGTCCCCCAAGCGGAGGATAGCCAGGAGCCGAAGGAAGCAGGATTCGAGCCTGTCTTGAATGACCTCATTGCAACATCCAAGAAAATATTGAGGGATTCGGAGAAATTCCCAAGCGGAGTCGAGTACACCGAATATATGAACATTGAGGACTACGCCAACAAGGTCAAGTCGCTGAACGAGAAATTCAAGACCGCAACCGAAAAGATAAACGTAATAGCAAAGAAATTGAGCGCAGAAGGAGGTGGAAATCATTCGTTACTGGAAGATCTGCTCGCCATTCACGTGGAGCAGAGAGCTCTTTTGACTAGCGACGCTCCGGTTCCTGCAACTCCAGTGAATAAACGAGTAGACATTGCTCCCCCTCCAGCGCCTGAAGTGAGTAGCTCAAATGATAGCACTCCTGTCAAGAAACACGCAAAGAAAGTTGCAGACGCTCTGCAAGGAATCATAACCTTTGCGCAAGTTATGGAGCTGGAAAACGAGTGTCTAGTAGAATTTCCTCGCAAAGTAAATACAGATGACTACAAGAGATTACAAGGCAGGCCACAACACAACTTTAAGGACTGCTTTGACAACTTTTCTTCAAGATTCTTTGACCCAAAGAGATACAAGAAATGTAATCCTATAAGACCACAAGTCACCATCTCTTCAAACAAAAAGGATCCAGGAGAACTAAAGGTACCTACAACCTTTAACCCTTGCATATACCCCGACTATCGCTATTTTGAAACGTACAAGGAACCATATTCATATCTCCACTCTGGCTTCCCCTCGTTTCAACACCCATACTCTGCTGAGCTTAATGCTCTCAACTGGTCAGAAGATACGACTCTGCATTCCCAcacag GGAAGAAGATAACTGGAGGTGGCACCCTATTCAAGATGACGGATGATACAATCTACGAACGGGAATGTAAATATACACTCGTGGATGATGTAAAAGGGCTCAAGAAAATGATTGCAACACtaaaaaaggaaaagattaTTGCGGTGGATGTAGAACATCACAGTGAGGAGACATTTCGCGGATTTGTATGCCTGGTCCAATTTAGTAGCTCCAAGGAGGACTGGATTGTGGACCCCTTTAAGATTTTTGGCTCCATGAACCTTTTGAATGAGGTCATGACGGACCCTGAGATTCTCAAGGTCTTTCATGGATCAGATAATGATATAATTTGGCTCCAGAGAGATTTTGGAGTTTATGTCGTCAACATGTTTGACACAAAGGCTGCTGCCGAAGTTTTAAAGGTACCAGGAAAGCGTTCCTTGGACTACCTGTTGATGAACCTTTGCGGTGTTCGTATAGACAAGTCTTATCAGACTGCAGACTGGCGTAAGAGGCCTTTGCCTCCAGAGATGTTAAAATACGCCTGCGGGGACACACACTACTTGATTAAATTGTATACTATACTAAAGAATCTAGCCTTGGgaatggaggatggaagagAAAAGATTATTCAGATTATGAAGAACGGCAAGCACATTTGCCAGAGGCAATATTCTGAAAAGAATCCAAAACTCATTGCCATGGCACGTTCCATCGGTAACAAATATGGTATTCCTGTTGACAAACTCAATCGCATATCTTACAACTTGTTGTTTAACCTCTTGGTCTTTAGAAATATCGCTGCCAGAACACTCGATGAATCAGAGAGTTTACTCCTCTCTGATAGGAACATTGCCACCATTGTACGAAGGGCAAACTCTGGATCATTTCAACGCTTCGCCAAGGCTGCCTATCCTTGTCTGGTCAACCTTGGCCCAGAAATTGCATATATCATAAAACTCAgaaat ACAATATTTGACTTGTTTTCTGGAGTTGAAGAGGGCAAAATCGAAATCAAGCATCAAGTAAACCTCGAGTTGGCCAAGGATTTGTCTCAATTCAAGCTAGGAACTG ACAATGAAGAGGTTAATGTAAGCCGCGGCAGCCCTAGTGAATCTTCTGGCAAG ATGGATACGTCGACTATTAGCAGTACCCTGGAGATTTACAAAAAGTTTGTCCAGGACGGGCTGTTCAATAGCGTAGCCCCTGTGAACATTGACATTAGCGGACTCAGAGGTCTGGTAAAACATGAAACGCCACGCATCGCAACACAAGAGACCAGTGTCGTAAAACGTTCCCTTGCAGACGAAGGAAACGTTCAACCTCCTTGGAAGAGGAGaaatttgaaattttaTCACTAG
- a CDS encoding conserved hypothetical protein (encoded by transcript BEWA_014250A), which yields MSMLSSNDSKETDSQWLTTEQAHEISMMALQKGAAIERLVNVTRGNSVNIRAMKNAFFKLKAYTFGKDHPAVTSATEDPGVFKFSQDQLRLLRQEQLMLLSENERLVDELQTIRKLRYSGTQSTPNPTHISREPRESRLIKELNKTLSGEREVTIMRTRIIYFIAIVNKIKVRILGTCFRALNDHESFNRSKIQGTKRIVATSIRASAIILDRILGKKISNQLLLSLKVLRNPGIQNVDQM from the coding sequence ATGAGTATGCTGAGCTCAAATGATAGTAAAGAAACCGATTCTCAGTGGCTGACGACTGAGCAAGCCCATGAAATCTCCATGATGGCCTTGCAAAAGGGCGCAGCTATTGAGAGGCTGGTTAACGTGACCCGGGGAAACTCTGTAAATATTAGAGCCATGAAGAATGCATTTTTCAAGCTCAAAGCCTACACCTTTGGCAAGGACCACCCCGCCGTGACCAGCGCTACTGAGGATCCAGGGGTTTTCAAGTTTTCTCAGGACCAACTAAGGCTATTGCGTCAAGAGCAATTGATGCTCCTCTCTGAGAATGAACGTCTAGTGGACGAACTCCAGACTATTCGAAAATTGCGCTACTCTGGGACGCAGTCAACCCCGAATCCTACACACATTTCCAGGGAGCCCAGAGAGTCAAGGTTGATTAAGGAGCTAAACAAGACACTCTCTGGAGAACGGGAGGTTACAATAATGAGGACTAGAATCATTTATTTCATCGCAATTGTTAACAAGATAAAGGTTCGCATTTTGGGAACATGCTTCAGAGCCCTAAATGACCATGAGAGTTTTAATCGCTCCAAGATACAGGGCACAAAGAGAATAGTAGCAACATCCATTAGAGCTTCCGCCATAATTCTCGACAGGATTTTGGGGAAAAAGATTTCAAATCAGCTCCTGTTGTCCCTCAAGGTACTCAGAAATCCAGGTATCCAAAACGTTGAccaaatgtaa
- a CDS encoding conserved hypothetical protein (encoded by transcript BEWA_014270A): MAFGKLKPPYYEVGANIKYEKLISNNIKHIKADILYIEHNVGDLSNKFASRKLLETINGKLENVHALVSVTDGYLSEWELQIQQSPTLQYNDNSFDRLSAQFKRETSKIQNLSELVKQKSVSLQTESFYIDDASTVDTNPGQFVDTNFINDAKLDLEFEEELVPLFTIGDKKKTLPESLVAVRSEGIRNIKEQIEQAKDIFKDLATIVTIQDEGFQLLEKNSNEAQINSLEAKKEVEILANSRLKGSKRRTLWLCGLTSCALYTVFYCCRYLGFFY; encoded by the exons ATGGCGTTCGGTAAACTGAAACCTCCTTATTACG AGGTTGGTGCcaatataaaatatgaaaaacTCATCTCAAACAACATCAAACATATCAAAGCCGACATTCTGTACATAGAACACAAC GTTGGTGACCTTTCCAACAAATTTGCATCCAGAAAGTTGCTGGAAACCATAAACGGGAAACTTGAAAATGTTCATGCCCTAGTCAGCGTTACCGATGGATATTTGTCTGAATGGGAGCTTCAAATACAACAATCACCCACATTGCAATACAATGACAACAGTTTTGATCGGCTATCTGCTCAATTTAAACGTGAAACTTCgaaaatccaaaatctGTCCGAACTTGTGAAGCAAAAATCCGTCTCACTTCAAACGGAGTCATTTTATATTGATGATGCATCAACAGTTGACACAAACCCTGGCCAATTTGTGGACACAAATTTCATAAATGACGCAAAATTGGATTTGGAGTTTGAAGAAGAACTAGTACCCTTGTTTACCATTGGAGACAAAAAGAAAACATTGCCAGAGTCATTGGTGGCTGTTAGAAGCGAAGGAATTCGCAACATCAAGGAACAAATTGAGCAGGCCAAGGATATATTTAAGGACCTTGCCACCATTGTTACAATTCAGGATGAGGGCTTCCAACTCTTGGAAAAAAACTCAAATGAAGCCCAAATTAATAGTCTAGAAGCGAAAAAAGAGGTTGAGATTTTGGCGAACAGCAGGCTAAAGGGTTCAAAGAGGAGAACCCTATGGTTATGTGGACTGACGTCATGTGCACTTTATACAGTATTTTATTGTTGTAGGTATCTTGGTTTTTTCTACTAG
- a CDS encoding hypothetical protein (encoded by transcript BEWA_014260A) → MSRIFEKQGPYEENEDCKAFVESVLNRVKEFIVSNDLIKQPLEQADTCRYYRPIIYSNAWSFLIILGFFTTNNSPRNNEDNSELRLSLLDVSNIFVELNKNVPQCKLTNWIFLKTLTQKQVVDFQLPGQTEPSTKGYIFRNKDRYTYGLTKYGRKCVEPLISKFEYPLSVVRHSEFVTALATPSQRQNDETLNDIGKLRFDPSSLLSSNVGSLDDIDKLRYDPAVTRSEDYILDNILGFKTDSRSLLNSDRTIRGLMDLSSKSALTLDRFTDRNGELSSVNKLAVKENSPQGKEQEPFPRFSDDIKSVVDIDDSSLDGEKFIDDEDVSVDDEFFNLSPTSRRILTADNSQEFNHIRSLFSNVKSDPDIPLGNNEPDSKCGKDTGSNRSSVNKSVEFTTPNKRTSVNMNYSDSYADDDSYTLVKSQDIYLQPLRLRLKERLGIDVFEDQVKYEIITVVDKRELHDSDNKYHNKLMEVFQEADKRIIFKQLPLGDVIWIVNVIGNSAKEEFNDAYMLDWVLERKTTADLASSITDGRYDDQKLRLLNLDGFKRVIYLFEDSNISTLTGRMGALGQRGINSAAIASAKIHTQLITGFNIIHTKGMSHSAASLLLMHLNVEKLVNERIRMGRVLEECTEYTGIMQWLSERYTKFSEWESRNRRRVQMTYFEVFGKQLRSIPGCGAETTEAILSVWPTPYLFSQALHDMSFNEINTVLNEFRSKKRKRGKLTANVCLFYFHMH, encoded by the exons ATGTCTAGGATATTTGAGAAACAAGGGCCGtatgaagaaaatgaagattgtAAAGCCTTTGTCGAATCGGTTCTAAACAGAGTTAAAGAGTTTATCGTGTCAAACGATTTGATCAAACAACCTCTTGAACAAGCAGACACGTGTAGATATTATCGCCCTATCATATATTCAAATGCATGGAGTTTTTTAATCATTTTGGGATTTTTCACCACCAACAATAGTCCTAGgaataatgaagataattCAGAGCTAAGACTCTCACTGTTAGACGTATCTAACATATTCGTGGAATtaaacaaaaatgtacCACAATGTAAATTAACGAATTGGATATTTCTCAAGACACTAACACAAAAACAAGTCGTTGACTTTCAGTTGCCAGGTCAGACAGAACCATCAACAAAAGGATATATATTTCGCAATAAGGATCGCTACACATATGGTCTGACCAAATATGGgaggaaatgtgtagaacCACtaatatcaaaatttgagtACCCATTATCAGTTGTGCGGCATTCTGAATTTGTAACCGCTTTGGCTACACCAAGCCAACGCCAAAATGATGAAACGCTTAATGATATAGGCAAGCTAAGGTTCGATCCCAGCAGCCTGCTTAGCAGCAATGTTGGTTCTTTGGATGATATTGATAAATTGAGATACGATCCAGCTGTAACGAGAAGTGAGGATTATATTCTAGACAATATTCTCGGTTTTAAAACGGACTCCAGATCCCTATTAAATAGTGATCGTACAATTAGAGGACTCATGGATTTGTCAAGCAAGTCAGCGCTAACTCTGGATAGGTTTACTGATAGAAATGGTGAATTGTCTAGCGTAAACAAGCTAGCTGTAAAAGAGAATTCGCCACAAGGTAAGGAGCAGGAACCATTCCCTCGTTTTTCAGATGACATTAAATCAGTTGTGGATATAGATGATTCATCTTTGGACGGGGAAAAGTTTATTGATGACGAGGATGTATCAGTAGACGATGAATTTTTCAACTTGTCACCCACTTCTAGACGCATTCTTACTGCTGACAATTCACAAGAGTTTAACCATATTCGTAGTCTCTTTTCAAATGTTAAATCCGATCCAGATATTCCCCTTGGGAACAATGAGCCTGATTCAAAATGCGGCAAAGATACCGGATCAAATAGATCGTCAGTTAATAAAAGTGTGGAATTTACCACTCCAAACAAACGCACATCTGTTAACATGAATTACAGTGACAGTTATGCAGATGATGATTCTTACACTCTTGTAAAATCACAAGATATATATTTACAACCCCTAAGACTCAGGTTAAAGGAGCGTTTAGGGATTGATGTCTTTGAGGACCAagtaaaatatgaaattATCACGGTTGTTGATAAACGCGAATTGCATGATTCAGATAATAAATACCATAATAAATTGATGGAGGTTTTCCAGGAGGCTGATAAGCGTATCATTTTTAAGCAGCTTCCTCTTGGGGATGTCATATGGATAGTAAATGTGATAGGAAACTCCgcaaaagaagaatttAATGATGCGTATATGCTAGATTGGGTTCTAGAACGTAAAACAACCGCTGATTTGGCGTCTAGCATAACTGATGGTCGATATGACGATCAGAAACTCCGCCTTTTGAATTTAGACGGATTCAAACGTGTCATATATCTGTTTGAGGATAGCAATATATCTACCCTCACTGGAAGAATGGGTGCTCTAGGGCAGCGTGGCATAAACTCTGCTGCCATTGCCTCTGCGAAAATTCATACACAGTTGATTACTGGTTTTAACATTATACACACCAAAGGAATGTCTCACAG CGCTGCGAGCTTGCTGTTAATGcatttaaatgtagaaaaaTTGGTAAATGAGCGTATTAGAATGGGAAGGGTGTTGGAAGAATGTACAGAGTATACTGGAATAATGCAATGGCTTTCTGAACGATACACAAAGTTTTCCGAGTGGGAAAGTAGGAACAGAAGAAGGGTCCAAATGACGTACTTTGAGGTGTTTGGAAAACAACTAAGGTCCATCCCTGGGTGTGGAGCAGAAACGACGGAAGCTATACTTTCTGTGTGGCCTACACCCTATTTATTTTCACAAGCTTTACACGATATGAGCTTTAACGAGATCAATACCGTTTTAAATGAGTTTAGGTCGAAAAAACGCAAAAGAGGAAAACTCACGGCaaatgtttgtttattttatttccacatgcattaa
- a CDS encoding conserved hypothetical protein (encoded by transcript BEWA_014280A), which produces MEKIHNPLSKRKEITTSIPEICKILEQALQNPQSVPEYVKKFQSKTFEIYLHPEEAGEWIKRQESAELLTESSLSAFKISAMLLVDRYLELNSLILRGICQLFVVGGRLGKCAMSIVSEAANEGNKTEVVSIILEIVTPLLDLLETSSAELKYNILTSLSQLPNIPEVSVGLQPIIYNVISDIKNDPWKSEYLDLFKIISLDEDNVEDISHYGVAKHLMSELDRFQETNGLIASNKETNDRLCQLLDIISLCLSGCEIEFISTFSSSLLVPNIKNLIGDRQGTCRLTLQQSLLAGSFIDLATAICKKSSLSLDELCFGFHLFDLLVVPVKEVSANPLVLSASLEGLAYILMSPVTSNTYVSIFIEEVDSTSLLSYFEDSTRETLLREWASNTINDLFYAVNKFIVTLFEISHKNTSMLEYVEKMLEKGLNTSVLSAFNYTSGEPKIRRELIKMISLFPENWIDSTAIGTILDLLSKFSVSDFIVEELEAMVAVLQRRLELVPFEILVEKICNLLVVTLKSTSSSHFELLQYRCVDLLLDVSDTETGRSLLRTEVVSSILRKSLKYEQDFSHFTRKDLKVELCWVGSSSQFLYSCMFDMYHLKHDRRQFFRVIRALERCLNGADCFNNEKTLFLDDMCDRELDDFYEVDGSSEVVLRYNDSRVEPMSSLEGFRKINRDHQHQMFITLELVDKIPSFLSPSFSPFFVRFYQEEKNCNENSEYWAGVLKAEKLDCEKLNIVPNFDFKLNYSSVFDDDPYVVGTQIETSLSTTITKSTYKLASFAISKNITSTAIKGFERSYFQILPKSLLNEICMNECTKQINPAYAASSYLRILYGLLYDNTSPLVRKVVKERFRDPEFVRTLIKLSTCASIMDVNIGGKLIKLCTRALAFERNIYAESLDMIIVYDIISAFSFKVCSVIRETICSVHINWMSKEMKHVQYLVLQLFKFYSLLYHQVPMIKFSNVLEIQEHFAELCLNRFIPESVLTLVLTVLSQIITFERSSHHGTYVAHLFDTSIVELIRDCCLKIAVGAGSSCPNTNSYFVINAICKQRRYDQLSLRHSLVDSLLKQMQLIALGKIFQAFASSTKIERVIYFDKVWIISGAIDGFDECFIAITTRRIYFLSLDKNEFVILLRFSLSKVSFYTIDQGMLYFIQEGGKEVLFSASYSSYDDIRHIANEGDHSLVIEGANKLLINKDLFVSLCRNEKSPSIVVRASDSIHLFSLNAKVLIHILRHGEQNYEKIVLKSFIQPKVGEHANAALNVQYLTEVMQEPIDNISEVLCPHVII; this is translated from the exons atggagaagatcCATAATCCGCTGTCTAAA AGGAAAGAAATAACCACAAGCATACCAGAGATATGTAAAATACTGGAACAAGCTCTCCAAAATCCGCAAAGTGTGCCAGAATATGTGAAAAAATTTCAATCCAAGACCTTTGAG ATCTATCTACACCCTGAGGAAGCGGGAGAATGGATAAAAAGGCAGGAATCAGCCGAATTATTGACT GAATCGTCCCTTTCGGCGTTTAAAATCTCGGCAATGCTACTAGTCGACCGTTATCTGGAGTTAAACTCACTAATTCTGAG AGGAATATGTCAGCTATTCGTAGTTGGCGGTCGATTAGGAAAATGCGCCATGAGCATAGTATCCGAGGCTGCCAATGAAGGAAATAAGACTGAAGTGGTTTCAATAATATTGGAAATTGTAACGCCTCTGCTAGATTTACTGGAAACATCCTCAGCA GAACTAAAGTACAATATACTCACTTCATTATCGCAACTACCAAACATCCCTGAAGTTTCAG TTGGTCTGCAGCCAATTATTTACAATGTCATTTCTGACATAAAAAATGATCCCTGGAAATCAGAATATCTTGATCTGTTCAAAATAATCTCCTTGGATGAAGATAATGTAGAGGATATATCACACTATGGAGTAGCAAAGCATTTGATGAGTGAACTTGACAGGTTTCAGGAGACAAACGGCCTAATAGCATCGAACAAGGAGACAAACGATCGTTTATGCCAACTACTTGATATTATATCTCTATGCTTATCCGGATGTGAAATAGAGTTCATTTCTACCTTTTCTAGCAGCTTACTTGTTCCgaatataaagaatttAATCGGGGATCGACAGGGAACATGCAGACTTACATTACAACAGTCTCTGCTAGCAGGCAGCTTTATCGATCTTGCAACTGCaatttgtaaaaaatcTTCACTG TCACTCGATGAATTGTGTTTTGGTTTTCACCTGTTTGATTTGTTGGTTGTCCCTGTTAAGGAGGTATCAGCAAACCCACTGGTGCTATCTGCTTCACTTGAAGGATTGGCTTACATTCTCATGAGTCCTGTGACTTCGAACACATATGTTTCTATATTCATTGAAGAGGTGGATTCTACATCACTTTTAAGCTACTTTGAGGATTCAACTAGGGAAACTTTGCTAAGAGAATGGGCGTCTAATACTATCAACGATTTGTTTTACGCTGTGAATAAGTTTATCGTCACTTTGTTTGAGATTTCGCATAAAAATACTTCAATGCTGGAATATGTTGAAAAGATGCTTGAAAAGGGATTGAACACTAGTGTACTTTCTGCGTTTAATTATACATCTGGTGAGCCAAAAATAAGAAGAGAACtaataaagatgatatCACTTTTCCCTGAAAACTGGATTGATTCTACAGCTATAGGTACAATCCTTGATTTATTGTCTAAATTCTCAGTTTCTGATTTTATCGTGGAAGAACTAGAGGCCATGGTTGCGGTGTTGCAAAGACGCTTGGAATTAGTGCCATTTGAAATCCTTGTTGAGAAAATTTGTAATCTGTTAGTTGTGACATTAAAAAGTACGAGCTCTAGTCACTTTGAACTCCTTCAGTATCGTTGTGTAGATTTGCTTTTGGATGTTTCAGATACAGAAACAGGCCGTTCACTTTTGAGAACTGAGGTGGTATCTTCTATTCTTCGTAAGTCTTTAAAGTATGAACAAGATTTTTCCCACTTTACACGCAAG GATTTAAAAGTGGAACTGTGTTGGGTTGGATCAAGTTCACAATTTTTGTATTCATGCATGTTTGATATGTACCATCTAAAGCACGATAGACGTCAGTTTTTCCGTGTTATTAGGGCTTTGGAACGTTGTCTTAACGGTGCTGATTGTTTTAATAACGAAAAAACGCTATTTTTGGATGACATGTGCGATAGAGAACTTGATGATTTCTACGAAGTTGACGGTTCCAGCGAAGTTGTCTTACGCTATAACGATTCCAGGGTTGAACCTATGAGTAGTTTGGAAGGGTTTAGAAAAATTAATAGGGATCATCAACACCAAATGTTTATAACATTGGAACTGGTTGATAAGATACCTTCCTTTCTTAGtccatcattttcaccattttttGTCCGCTTTTACCAGGAAGAAAAAAATTGCAATGAAAATAGCGAATACTGGGCAGGAGTTCTAAAGGCTGAAAAGTTGGATTGTGAAAAGCTGAATATCGTCccaaattttgatttcaAATTAAACTACTCTAGTGTATTTGATGATGATCCATACGTAGTTGGTACACAAATTGAAACTTCCTTGTCAACTACTATTACAAAATCAACGTACAAATTGGCttcttttgcaatttccaaaaatataacATCCACAGCAATAAAAGGCTTTGAACGTTCCTACTTTCAGATATTGCCCAAGTCTTTGCTTAACGAAATTTGTATGAATGAGTGTACAAAACAAATCAATCCTGCATACGCTGCTTCATCCTATCTTAGGATACTTTATGGTCTTTTATATGATAACACATCTCCTCTTGTAAGGAAAGTAGTAAAGGAAAGATTCAGAGACCCCGAATTTGTAAGGACTTTAATAAAGCTCTCAACATGTGCATCGATAATGGATGTAAATATTGGAGGAAAACTCATCAAGCTTTGTACGCGTGCACTCGCATTTGAGAGGAATATATATGCTGAGTCCCTAGATATGATTATCGTTTATGATATCATTTCTGCATTCAGCTTTAAAGTGTGTAGCGTAATTAGGGAGACAATTTGTAGCGTACACATCAATTGGATGAGTAAGGAAATGAAACATGTACAATATTTGGTCTTGCAGTTATTTAAGTTTTATTCTCTGTTATATCATCAGGTTCCAATGATCAAGTTTTCAAACGTTTTAGAAATCCAGGAACACTTTGCTGAGCTTTGCTTGAACAGGTTTATTCCGGAATCTGTCTTGACCCTGGTTTTAACTgttttatcgcaaataATTACATTTGAAAGGAGTAGCCATCATGGCACCTATGTTGCACATTTGTTTGACACTAGTATAGTGGAATTAATAAGAGATTGTTGTCTTAAAATTGCTGTTGGTGCTGGATCTTCATGCCCAAACACAAATTCTTACTTTGTAATTAACGCAATCTGCAAG CAACGTCGGTACGATCAACTATCCCTAAGGCACAGTCTAGTTGACTCTTTACTAAAGCAAATGCAGCTTATCGCTCTCGGAAAAATATTCCAAGCTTTTGCCTCGAGCACTAAAATCGAACGTGTAATATATTTTGACAAAGTTTGGATTATTTCTGGTG CTATAGATGGTTTTGATGAATGTTTTATCGCAATTACAACAAGAAGGATATACTTTCTTTCTCTGGACAAAAATGAGTTTGTTATCCTCTTGAGATTTTCTCTTTCCAAAGTATCCTTTTATACTATTGACCAGGGAATGttgtattttatacaaGAG GGCGGAAAGGAGGTGTTGTTTTCTGCATCATATTCCTCATACGACGATATACGCCATATAGCCAATGAAGGTGACCATTCACTAGTAATCGAAGGAGCTAATAAATTGCTTATAAACAAGGACCTCTTTGTATCATTGTGTAGAAACGAGAAAAGTCCGTCTATTGTTGTTAGAGCTAGCGATTCTATTCATCTTTTTTCCCTGAATGCAAAAGTATTGATCCATATTCTACGTCATG GGGAACAAAATTATGAAAAGATAgttttaaaatcatttaTACAACCAAAAGTTGGGGAGCATGCAAACGCCGCTCttaatgtacaatatcTTACAGAGGTTATGCAAGAGCCAATTGACAACATTTCAGAGGTACTGTGTCCACATGTAATTATATAA